A single genomic interval of Microbacterium galbinum harbors:
- a CDS encoding universal stress protein, whose amino-acid sequence MTSAIVVGYTATDAGADAAALGARLARSLDATLHLVIVLPAEGTRSPVVPPERAYEDHIRAQAKRWLEDAILRLPHEVHSRGHVRIAESFAEGLIAAGEEFDARLIVVGAAAGSLFGRHRLGSVASELLHSSTIPVALAPAGTATQDDHVVPRVTAAVGTRPGAEVLLDEAAALAADGGVDLRLVSLVPFDVPPGLDTGAIRVVGEEHAHEVLARAKDRLPDTLGAVVEEAPGDSVEDAVSNLSWLPGEVVLVGSSRLAQPRRLFLGSTAAKMLHELPVPMIVVPRTRGEAGDR is encoded by the coding sequence ATGACCTCCGCGATCGTCGTCGGGTACACGGCGACGGATGCCGGGGCGGATGCCGCGGCCCTCGGCGCGCGTCTCGCGCGCAGCCTTGATGCGACGCTCCACCTGGTGATCGTGCTCCCAGCCGAGGGGACGCGCAGCCCGGTCGTCCCGCCCGAGCGGGCCTATGAGGACCACATCCGCGCCCAGGCGAAGCGCTGGCTGGAGGACGCGATCCTGCGCCTTCCACACGAGGTGCACAGCCGCGGTCACGTGCGGATCGCCGAATCCTTCGCCGAGGGCCTCATCGCCGCCGGCGAGGAGTTCGATGCCCGCCTGATCGTCGTGGGCGCGGCCGCCGGCAGCCTCTTCGGCCGGCACCGCCTCGGCTCGGTCGCCTCGGAGCTGCTGCACTCCTCGACCATCCCGGTCGCGCTGGCACCCGCGGGCACGGCGACGCAGGACGACCACGTCGTGCCGCGGGTCACGGCCGCCGTCGGAACCCGACCGGGAGCCGAGGTGCTGCTCGACGAGGCGGCGGCGCTCGCGGCCGACGGAGGCGTCGACCTGCGACTCGTCTCGCTCGTACCCTTCGACGTTCCCCCGGGACTCGACACCGGCGCGATCCGCGTCGTCGGCGAGGAGCACGCCCACGAGGTGCTCGCCCGGGCGAAGGACCGTCTTCCCGACACCCTCGGTGCCGTGGTGGAAGAGGCCCCCGGAGACAGCGTCGAGGACGCCGTCTCGAATCTCTCCTGGCTCCCCGGCGAGGTCGTTCTCGTCGGCTCCAGCAGGCTCGCACAGCCGCGACGCCTGTTCCTGGGCAGCACGGCGGCGAAGATGCTGCACGAGCTGCCCGTTCCCATGATCGTCGTCCCGCGCACGCGCGGGGAAGCAGGAGACCGCTGA
- a CDS encoding PucR family transcriptional regulator produces the protein MADQPTLQALLRRRDLDLRLVSQPAALPVAALERPLRWVHSSDLADPTPFLSDDLALLTTGTQFDAASERDAASDIGAYVARLADRGVLGLGFGTEVHRSGIPDALVDACALHGIPLFEVPYRTPFIAIARAHSEAIAAQAYARRSWALDAQRGLALAALRPRGLDAIITELSRRLGVWAGMFDAAGALLHSPARDAADRELLDALGERVAEVLARGLEAGQSLTIDGRTFLLSTVGRGGHLRGVIALEIDTLDAEARAVVTSVIAMSGLALEQSEQLARSRRRLHSQLLRSLLTDDPSIARRVLGALPVAPIVVAVSGDAPATALVDWWERQRTEHGVASFLAESDDGVTMCVAADDDALLDELAARFGIRIGVSEPDSYAAFSRSHAQALTALRQRSTPGAARFADAAGSSILSALATDEARLVAESRLAPLRAHDAGTGSGLEQSLRVWLENDARAEQAATALGVHRHTLRSRIAQAGTLLDIDLSSFPARAELWALLETARD, from the coding sequence ATGGCCGATCAGCCCACTCTGCAGGCCCTCCTCCGGCGACGTGATCTCGACCTCCGTCTGGTGTCGCAACCGGCCGCGCTCCCGGTCGCCGCCCTCGAGAGGCCGTTGCGCTGGGTGCACAGTTCGGACCTCGCCGACCCCACCCCGTTCCTCTCCGACGACCTCGCGCTCCTCACCACCGGCACGCAGTTCGACGCGGCATCCGAAAGAGACGCGGCATCCGACATCGGCGCGTACGTCGCCCGACTCGCCGACCGCGGCGTGCTCGGACTCGGGTTCGGCACGGAGGTGCACCGCTCCGGCATCCCCGATGCCCTGGTCGACGCCTGCGCCCTGCACGGCATCCCGCTCTTCGAGGTGCCCTATCGCACCCCGTTCATCGCCATCGCCCGCGCCCATTCCGAAGCCATCGCCGCGCAGGCCTACGCGCGACGCTCCTGGGCGCTCGACGCGCAGCGCGGGCTCGCACTGGCCGCCCTCCGCCCCCGAGGACTCGATGCGATCATCACCGAGCTCAGCCGTCGGCTGGGCGTGTGGGCCGGGATGTTCGACGCGGCGGGCGCGTTGCTGCATTCCCCCGCGCGCGATGCGGCCGACCGCGAGCTGCTCGACGCCCTGGGCGAGCGCGTCGCTGAGGTGCTCGCCCGCGGGCTCGAGGCCGGGCAGTCGCTCACGATCGACGGGCGCACCTTCCTGCTCTCGACCGTCGGCCGCGGCGGGCACCTGCGTGGAGTGATCGCCCTCGAGATCGACACCCTCGACGCCGAGGCACGTGCCGTCGTCACCTCGGTGATCGCGATGTCGGGGCTGGCGCTCGAGCAGAGCGAGCAATTGGCGCGCAGCCGGCGACGCCTGCACTCCCAGTTGCTGCGCTCCCTGCTCACCGATGACCCGTCGATCGCGCGGCGCGTGCTCGGGGCGCTTCCCGTCGCGCCGATCGTCGTCGCCGTCTCCGGCGATGCCCCCGCCACCGCCCTCGTGGACTGGTGGGAGCGTCAGCGCACCGAGCACGGGGTGGCGTCGTTCCTGGCCGAGTCGGACGACGGTGTGACGATGTGCGTCGCGGCCGACGACGACGCGCTCCTCGACGAGCTGGCGGCGCGTTTCGGCATCCGTATCGGCGTCTCCGAACCCGACTCCTACGCCGCGTTTTCCCGCTCGCACGCCCAGGCCCTCACCGCTCTGCGCCAGCGGAGCACGCCGGGCGCCGCCCGATTCGCGGATGCCGCCGGCTCGAGCATCCTGTCGGCGCTGGCCACCGACGAGGCACGCCTGGTCGCCGAGTCGCGCCTCGCACCGCTGCGCGCCCACGATGCCGGTACCGGGTCGGGGCTGGAGCAGTCTCTGCGGGTGTGGCTCGAGAACGATGCACGCGCCGAACAGGCCGCGACCGCCCTGGGGGTGCACCGCCACACCCTCCGCTCGCGCATCGCTCAGGCGGGCACGCTGCTCGACATCGACCTGTCGTCGTTCCCGGCGCGCGCCGAGTTGTGGGCCCTGCTGGAGACGGCGCGCGACTGA
- the aceB gene encoding malate synthase A, with the protein MTITPPTPTLQGPAIEITGTLHDRYDEILTPAAIAFLTELHHRFASRRHDRLADRMRRRFEIGNGHDPHFRADTAHIRDDASWRVAGAGPGLEDRRVEITGPTDPKMTINALNSGARVWLADQEDATSPTWKNVVEGQLSLRDAIRGELSFTSPEGKEYRVTAERTPTIVMRPRGWHLPEKHIAFIDRAGRRTAASGSLVDFGLYFLHNAQTLIEAGRGPYFYIAKLESSDEAKLWDDVFSFSEEYIGLPHGTIRATVLIETLPAAFEMDEILYELRDHCAGLNAGRWDYIFSIIKNYRGRGARFVLPDRSEVTMTVPFMRAYTELLVQTCHKRGAFAIGGMSASIPNRRDPEATARAIEKVAADKKREAGDGFDGTWVAHPDLIPTAQAEFDAVLGDRPNQVDRQRDDVHVQASDLIDLHIGRPITAKGVRDNVSVAIRYLEAWLRGLGAVAIDNLMEDAATAEISRSQVWQWIHQDRTTEDGTAITAEYVEELISAVLREATRSADDRFDDAAEIFREVALREEFPTFLTLGAYARYLD; encoded by the coding sequence ATGACCATCACACCCCCCACCCCGACCCTGCAGGGTCCGGCGATCGAGATCACCGGTACGCTGCACGACCGCTACGACGAGATCCTCACGCCCGCGGCGATCGCGTTCCTCACCGAACTGCACCACCGGTTCGCATCGCGTCGCCACGACCGCCTGGCCGACCGCATGCGCCGCCGCTTCGAGATCGGCAACGGGCACGACCCGCACTTCCGGGCCGACACGGCGCACATCCGCGACGACGCCTCGTGGCGCGTCGCCGGTGCCGGGCCCGGCCTCGAGGACCGTCGCGTCGAGATCACCGGACCGACGGATCCGAAGATGACGATCAACGCCCTCAACTCGGGCGCGCGCGTCTGGCTCGCCGACCAGGAGGACGCCACGAGCCCCACCTGGAAGAACGTCGTCGAGGGCCAGCTGTCGCTGCGCGATGCGATCCGCGGCGAGCTGTCGTTCACGTCCCCCGAGGGCAAGGAGTACCGCGTCACCGCCGAGCGCACGCCGACCATCGTGATGCGTCCGCGCGGCTGGCACCTGCCCGAGAAGCACATCGCCTTCATCGACCGCGCGGGGCGCCGCACCGCGGCATCCGGATCGCTGGTCGACTTCGGCCTCTACTTCCTGCACAACGCGCAGACGCTGATCGAGGCGGGGCGCGGCCCGTACTTCTACATCGCGAAGCTCGAGTCGAGCGACGAGGCGAAGCTGTGGGACGACGTGTTCTCGTTCAGCGAGGAGTACATCGGTCTCCCCCACGGCACGATCCGCGCCACGGTGCTGATCGAGACCCTGCCGGCGGCGTTCGAGATGGACGAGATCCTCTACGAGCTGCGCGACCACTGCGCGGGCCTCAACGCCGGACGCTGGGACTACATCTTCTCGATCATCAAGAACTACCGGGGTCGCGGCGCCCGCTTCGTGCTGCCCGACCGCAGCGAGGTGACGATGACGGTGCCGTTCATGCGGGCGTACACCGAGCTGCTCGTGCAGACGTGCCACAAGCGCGGAGCCTTCGCGATCGGCGGCATGAGCGCCTCGATCCCCAACCGCCGCGACCCCGAGGCCACGGCGCGCGCGATCGAGAAGGTCGCGGCCGACAAGAAGCGCGAGGCCGGCGACGGCTTCGACGGCACCTGGGTGGCGCACCCGGATCTCATCCCGACCGCGCAGGCCGAGTTCGACGCGGTGCTCGGCGATCGGCCCAACCAGGTCGACCGGCAGCGCGACGACGTGCATGTGCAGGCATCCGATCTGATCGACCTGCACATCGGCCGACCGATCACGGCGAAGGGCGTGCGCGACAACGTGTCGGTCGCGATCCGCTACCTCGAGGCCTGGTTGCGGGGACTGGGCGCGGTGGCGATCGACAACCTCATGGAGGATGCCGCGACCGCCGAGATCAGCCGCTCGCAGGTGTGGCAGTGGATCCACCAGGACCGCACCACGGAGGACGGCACGGCGATCACCGCCGAGTACGTCGAGGAGCTCATCTCCGCCGTGCTCCGCGAGGCGACCCGCAGTGCCGACGACCGGTTCGACGACGCCGCGGAGATCTTCCGCGAGGTCGCGCTGCGCGAGGAGTTCCCCACCTTCCTGACGCTGGGCGCCTACGCCCGGTATCTCGACTGA
- the gabT gene encoding 4-aminobutyrate--2-oxoglutarate transaminase: protein MALLDTASPVVPLGGPELPQERRLVTDLPGPRSAELLARKADAVAAGVGHTVPVAAVAAGGGVVVDADGNSLIDLGSGIAVTSVGNAHPKVAAAVAAQAAQFTHTCFMISPYESYVGVAEALNRITPGDFAKKSALFNSGAEAVENAIKIARKYTGRQAVVAFDHGYHGRTNLTMALTAKSMPYKSGFGPFAPEVYRAPMSYPFRDGLEGGEAAARVILQLEKQIGADNLAAVIIEPIQGEGGFIVPAEGFLPAIAEWCRANGVVFIADEVQTGFARTGHMFASEIFGIEPDLITTAKGIAGGLPLAAVTGRAEIMDASHAGGLGGTYGGNPIACAAALASIDVFENDGVIERAREIGEILTARLLDIQKSDARIGDVRGHGAMIAAEFVDPETKAPDAALTAAVAKAAIAQGVIVLTCGTYGNVIRFLPPLSIGDELLNEGLDIVAAALAAA from the coding sequence ATGGCACTCCTCGACACCGCATCCCCCGTCGTCCCCCTCGGAGGACCCGAGCTCCCCCAGGAGCGTCGCCTGGTCACCGACCTGCCCGGCCCGCGCTCGGCCGAGCTGCTGGCCCGCAAGGCGGATGCCGTGGCCGCGGGTGTCGGTCACACGGTTCCCGTCGCGGCGGTCGCCGCGGGTGGCGGCGTGGTCGTCGACGCCGACGGCAACTCGCTCATCGACCTCGGTTCCGGCATCGCCGTGACCTCGGTCGGCAACGCGCACCCGAAGGTCGCCGCCGCCGTCGCCGCGCAGGCCGCGCAGTTCACGCACACCTGCTTCATGATCTCGCCCTACGAGTCGTACGTCGGCGTCGCCGAGGCGCTCAACCGCATCACGCCCGGCGACTTCGCCAAGAAGAGCGCCCTGTTCAACTCGGGAGCCGAGGCGGTCGAGAACGCGATCAAGATCGCGCGCAAGTACACGGGTCGTCAGGCCGTCGTCGCCTTCGACCACGGCTACCACGGCCGCACCAACCTCACGATGGCGCTCACCGCCAAGTCGATGCCGTACAAGAGCGGCTTCGGTCCCTTCGCGCCCGAGGTCTACCGGGCACCGATGTCGTACCCGTTCCGCGACGGTCTCGAGGGCGGAGAGGCCGCGGCCCGCGTCATCCTGCAGCTCGAGAAGCAGATCGGCGCCGACAACCTCGCCGCCGTCATCATCGAGCCCATCCAGGGCGAGGGCGGTTTCATCGTGCCCGCCGAGGGCTTCCTCCCCGCGATCGCCGAGTGGTGCCGCGCGAACGGCGTCGTCTTCATCGCCGACGAGGTGCAGACCGGTTTCGCCCGCACGGGGCACATGTTCGCGAGCGAGATCTTCGGCATCGAGCCCGACCTGATCACGACCGCCAAGGGCATCGCCGGCGGTCTGCCGCTCGCCGCCGTCACCGGCCGCGCCGAGATCATGGACGCCTCGCACGCCGGTGGACTCGGCGGCACCTACGGCGGCAACCCGATCGCCTGCGCCGCGGCTCTCGCCTCGATCGACGTGTTCGAGAACGATGGAGTGATCGAGCGCGCACGCGAGATCGGCGAGATCCTCACCGCTCGTCTGCTCGACATCCAGAAGAGCGACGCCCGTATCGGCGACGTGCGCGGACACGGCGCGATGATCGCCGCCGAGTTCGTCGACCCCGAGACGAAGGCGCCGGATGCCGCGCTCACGGCCGCCGTCGCGAAGGCCGCCATCGCGCAGGGCGTGATCGTGCTCACGTGCGGCACCTACGGCAACGTCATCCGTTTCCTCCCGCCGCTCTCGATCGGCGACGAGCTGCTGAACGAGGGCCTCGACATCGTGGCGGCGGCGCTCGCCGCGGCGTAA
- a CDS encoding flavin monoamine oxidase family protein → MAEITRDVLIIGAGAAGLTAANDLRKAGLSVAVLEARDRVGGRLWTDVIDGAMLEIGGQWVSPDQQALIDTIDELGLETYSRYREGDSVYVGPDGKTSRFTGEMFPVSAATEKAIAEITERLDAMVAEIDPDRPWAHPKAAEWDAVTWDAWLRQQTDDDEAVRNLAFATGSAMLTKPTHAFSLLQSLLMAASAGSYSHLVDADFILDKRVVGGLQRVPILLAERLGDDVLLNQPVRSLEWGATGVTATTDDLTVRARFAILAHAPVLYSRISFVPPLPRRQHQLHQHLSMGFVIKVHAVYDRPFWREQGLSGTAFSPYELSHEAYDNTNHGDERGTLVGFVSDQNADDLFELSAEERKERILESLSHYYGPEAKNPVVYYESDWGTEEWTRGAYAASFDMGGLHRYGADLRAAVGPIHFACSDMAGAGYQHVDGAIRMGHLAAENIIDAGRAGTAASGA, encoded by the coding sequence ATGGCTGAGATCACGCGAGACGTCCTCATCATCGGCGCCGGCGCCGCCGGCCTCACGGCGGCGAACGACCTGCGCAAGGCGGGACTGTCGGTCGCCGTCCTCGAGGCGCGCGACCGCGTCGGCGGCCGTCTGTGGACCGATGTCATCGACGGCGCCATGCTCGAGATCGGCGGCCAGTGGGTCTCACCCGACCAGCAGGCTCTCATCGACACGATCGATGAGCTCGGCCTCGAGACCTACAGCCGCTACCGCGAGGGCGACAGCGTCTACGTCGGGCCCGATGGCAAGACCTCGCGGTTCACGGGCGAGATGTTCCCCGTCTCCGCCGCCACCGAGAAGGCGATCGCCGAGATCACCGAGCGCCTCGATGCGATGGTCGCCGAGATCGACCCCGACCGTCCCTGGGCGCACCCGAAGGCCGCCGAGTGGGACGCCGTCACCTGGGATGCGTGGCTCCGCCAGCAGACCGACGACGACGAGGCCGTGCGCAACCTGGCCTTCGCCACCGGCTCCGCGATGCTCACCAAGCCCACCCACGCGTTCTCGCTGCTGCAGTCGCTGCTGATGGCGGCATCCGCGGGTTCCTACTCCCACCTCGTCGACGCCGACTTCATCCTCGACAAGCGCGTCGTGGGCGGTCTGCAGCGGGTGCCGATCCTGCTCGCCGAGCGGCTCGGCGACGACGTCCTGCTGAACCAGCCCGTGCGTTCGCTCGAATGGGGCGCGACCGGGGTGACCGCCACGACCGACGACCTCACCGTCCGCGCGCGTTTCGCGATCCTCGCGCACGCGCCCGTGCTCTACAGCCGCATCTCGTTCGTGCCGCCGCTTCCGCGCCGTCAGCATCAGCTGCACCAGCACCTGTCGATGGGCTTCGTCATCAAGGTGCACGCCGTCTACGACCGGCCGTTCTGGCGCGAGCAGGGACTCAGCGGTACCGCGTTCAGCCCGTACGAGCTGTCGCACGAGGCCTACGACAACACCAACCACGGCGATGAACGCGGCACCCTCGTCGGCTTCGTCTCCGACCAGAACGCCGACGACCTGTTCGAGCTGTCGGCCGAGGAGCGCAAGGAGCGCATCCTCGAGTCGCTCTCGCACTACTACGGCCCCGAGGCCAAGAACCCCGTCGTCTACTACGAGAGCGACTGGGGCACCGAGGAGTGGACGCGCGGCGCCTACGCCGCGAGCTTCGACATGGGTGGTCTGCACCGCTACGGCGCCGACCTGCGCGCTGCGGTCGGCCCGATCCACTTCGCCTGCAGCGACATGGCCGGCGCGGGGTATCAGCACGTCGACGGCGCGATCCGCATGGGTCACCTCGCCGCCGAGAACATCATCGACGCGGGTCGTGCCGGCACGGCAGCGAGCGGCGCATGA
- a CDS encoding DUF6226 family protein has translation MTSDVFPGPVGPPPGAASAILSFGPLTAAPGPVRFIEGFESFADLVEREGAVPTQLAEDFPALWRFIAEHPSIADSAALAESAARFLGNAVAVLHPAARWRATPELEIGTNTRSIPVAGLVQGILAHPERLDDFREMLASWEQDDLDDQEMQALTRDLPEPALIVPPVDYRRPTLPAREYADDEGRIIRYGSRWAGGAPPEDAYSRESHPERFEPLRLVVDALVDHLRSGYETEVREEGGPEGARRIVLEPRTGAPIALTETGPCVEVEAGALFRAIIPSCTCDACDETAESAADELERTLRAIAAGGLRERFPVGRRAWQLTQLVSLGGEGRSSSSGAAPELPEEVREQKAAVLRDLDDGWWPAWPLRAAPPV, from the coding sequence ATGACCAGCGACGTCTTTCCCGGGCCCGTCGGCCCGCCGCCGGGGGCCGCCTCCGCCATCCTGAGCTTCGGTCCGCTGACCGCCGCTCCGGGGCCGGTGCGGTTCATCGAGGGCTTCGAATCCTTCGCGGACCTCGTCGAACGCGAAGGAGCCGTTCCGACGCAGCTGGCGGAGGACTTCCCGGCGCTGTGGAGGTTCATCGCCGAGCATCCGAGCATCGCGGATTCGGCCGCACTGGCGGAGTCCGCGGCGCGGTTCCTCGGTAATGCGGTCGCCGTCCTGCATCCCGCTGCCAGGTGGCGAGCGACTCCCGAGCTCGAGATCGGCACGAACACGCGCTCGATCCCGGTGGCGGGTCTCGTGCAGGGGATTCTCGCGCACCCCGAGCGGCTCGACGACTTCCGGGAGATGCTCGCCTCCTGGGAGCAGGACGATCTCGACGACCAGGAGATGCAGGCCCTCACCCGGGACCTGCCGGAGCCGGCGCTGATCGTCCCGCCGGTCGACTACCGTCGTCCGACTCTTCCGGCGCGCGAGTACGCCGATGACGAAGGGCGCATCATCCGGTACGGAAGCCGGTGGGCGGGCGGCGCTCCGCCCGAGGACGCGTACTCGCGGGAGTCGCATCCGGAGCGCTTCGAACCGCTTCGCCTCGTCGTCGATGCCCTCGTCGACCACCTCCGCAGCGGGTACGAGACCGAGGTGCGCGAGGAGGGAGGGCCCGAGGGCGCCCGCCGCATCGTGCTGGAACCGCGCACGGGTGCTCCGATCGCGCTCACGGAGACCGGGCCGTGCGTCGAGGTGGAGGCCGGTGCGCTCTTCCGGGCGATCATCCCCTCCTGCACGTGCGATGCGTGCGACGAGACCGCCGAATCCGCGGCGGATGAGCTCGAGAGGACGCTTCGTGCGATCGCTGCGGGCGGACTCCGTGAGCGGTTCCCCGTCGGACGCCGCGCCTGGCAGCTCACGCAGCTGGTCTCCCTCGGCGGAGAGGGGCGATCGAGCAGCTCGGGGGCGGCTCCGGAACTGCCCGAAGAGGTGCGCGAGCAGAAAGCCGCCGTGCTGCGCGATCTCGACGACGGCTGGTGGCCCGCCTGGCCGCTCCGGGCGGCGCCGCCCGTGTAG
- a CDS encoding XRE family transcriptional regulator: protein MDPSTGSGTPAGTAEETDALTIGRRIRRLRTARGMTLDDLASAVDRAPSQLSMIETGKREAKLSQLQAIARALGVTLDALLEGEPLDERSAIEIALERAMKGQTFQALGIEPFRIAKSMPTEALTALLALHGEIDRLRDERAATPEEARRANVELRHLMRRQDNHFADLEQKAAEILDAVGHPGGPLTQRTASEIAAYLGFTLHYAPDLPQTTRSVADLAHGRLYLSSSVPAKGDARTAVLQALSSRILGHSEPRSYAEFLRQRVETNYLTGALLIPEAHVVPALRDAKARRAISIEDLRDTYSVSYETAAHRFTNLATRHLGIPVHFLKVHESGTITKAYENDDVNFPADRLGAIEGQMCCRRWTSRVVFDEDDRFNPYYQYTDTGNGTYWCTARVEASSEGLHSVSVGVRFDDTKWFVGRDTPHRGVSKHSVEVCCRRAPADLEERWRDNSWPNVKTPRTLLATLPTGSFPGVDTTDVYEFLEAHAPE, encoded by the coding sequence ATGGACCCTTCGACCGGCTCAGGGACCCCGGCGGGAACCGCAGAAGAGACCGACGCCCTCACGATCGGGCGGCGTATCCGCCGTCTGCGCACCGCGCGGGGGATGACCCTCGACGACCTCGCCTCCGCGGTCGATCGTGCGCCGAGTCAGCTGTCGATGATCGAGACGGGTAAGCGCGAGGCGAAGCTGTCGCAGCTCCAGGCGATCGCGCGCGCCCTCGGGGTGACGCTCGACGCTCTGCTCGAGGGCGAGCCGCTCGACGAGCGCAGTGCGATCGAGATCGCGCTCGAACGCGCGATGAAGGGGCAGACGTTCCAGGCGCTCGGCATCGAGCCCTTCCGTATCGCGAAGTCGATGCCGACCGAGGCGCTCACCGCCCTGCTCGCGCTGCACGGCGAGATCGACCGACTCCGCGACGAGCGGGCGGCGACGCCGGAGGAGGCCCGGCGGGCGAACGTCGAACTGCGTCACCTCATGCGCCGGCAGGACAACCACTTCGCCGACCTCGAGCAGAAGGCCGCCGAGATCCTCGACGCGGTCGGCCACCCGGGCGGCCCTCTCACTCAGCGCACGGCATCCGAGATCGCCGCCTATCTCGGCTTCACCCTGCACTACGCGCCGGACCTGCCGCAGACCACCCGCAGCGTCGCCGATCTCGCGCACGGGCGCCTGTACCTGTCGAGCAGTGTGCCGGCCAAGGGCGATGCCCGCACCGCGGTGCTCCAGGCGCTGTCGAGCCGCATCCTCGGGCACTCCGAGCCTCGCAGCTACGCCGAGTTCCTGCGCCAGCGGGTCGAGACCAACTACCTCACCGGTGCGCTGCTGATCCCCGAGGCGCACGTCGTCCCGGCGCTCCGCGACGCGAAGGCGCGACGGGCGATCTCGATCGAAGATCTGCGCGACACCTACTCCGTCTCGTACGAGACGGCCGCGCACCGCTTCACGAACCTCGCGACGCGGCACCTCGGCATCCCCGTGCACTTCCTCAAGGTGCACGAGTCGGGCACGATCACGAAGGCGTACGAGAACGACGACGTGAACTTCCCCGCCGACCGCCTCGGGGCGATCGAAGGGCAGATGTGCTGCCGCAGGTGGACCAGCCGGGTGGTGTTCGACGAGGACGACCGCTTCAATCCCTACTACCAGTACACCGACACCGGCAACGGCACCTACTGGTGCACGGCCAGGGTCGAGGCGTCGAGCGAGGGGCTGCACTCCGTGAGCGTGGGCGTGCGCTTCGACGACACCAAGTGGTTCGTCGGACGCGACACTCCCCACCGCGGAGTCTCGAAGCATTCGGTCGAGGTGTGCTGCCGCCGAGCCCCGGCCGACCTCGAGGAGCGCTGGCGCGACAACTCCTGGCCGAACGTGAAGACCCCGCGCACGCTGCTCGCAACGCTTCCGACCGGATCGTTCCCGGGCGTCGACACGACCGATGTGTACGAATTCCTCGAGGCGCACGCGCCGGAGTGA
- the aceA gene encoding isocitrate lyase, producing the protein MTTHAPRPAGLRAGDQVQTAAELQEIWDTDPRWDGVERTYTAADVIRIRGSIREESTLAHRGAENLWNLLHTEDYIRALGAYTGGQAVQQVRAGLKAIYLSGWQVAADGNLAGQTYPDQSLYPANSVPAVVRRINNALLRQDQLEHAEAAAGEGEITQDWLAPIVADAEAGFGGPLNAYELAQSLIQAGAAAIHWEDQLASEKKCGHLGGKVLVPTQQHIRTLNAARLAADVAGVPTVIIARTDALAADLLTSDVDERDQAFTTGERTPEGFYRVTPGIDAVISRGLAFAPYADLLWVETGEPDIELARAFAAAVHAEFPGKLLAYNCSPSFNWKRHLSDAEIATFQQELADLGYKFQFITLAGFHALNYSMFDLARGYADRAMSAYVELQEAEFAAEADGYTATKHQREAGTGYFDVISTALNPDSATLALAGSTETAQFH; encoded by the coding sequence ATGACGACGCACGCACCCCGCCCCGCAGGTCTGCGAGCCGGCGACCAGGTCCAGACCGCCGCCGAGCTCCAGGAGATCTGGGACACCGATCCCCGCTGGGACGGCGTCGAGCGCACCTACACCGCCGCCGACGTCATCCGCATCCGAGGGTCCATCCGCGAGGAGTCGACGCTCGCCCACCGCGGCGCCGAGAACCTCTGGAACCTGCTCCACACCGAGGACTACATCCGCGCACTCGGGGCCTACACCGGCGGCCAGGCCGTGCAGCAGGTGCGCGCCGGGCTCAAGGCGATCTACCTCTCGGGCTGGCAGGTCGCCGCCGACGGCAACCTCGCGGGCCAGACCTACCCCGACCAGTCGCTGTACCCGGCGAACTCGGTGCCGGCCGTCGTGCGCCGCATCAACAACGCGCTGCTGCGTCAGGACCAGCTCGAGCACGCCGAGGCCGCGGCGGGCGAAGGAGAGATCACGCAGGACTGGCTCGCCCCGATCGTCGCCGACGCCGAGGCCGGATTCGGCGGACCGCTCAACGCCTACGAACTCGCTCAGTCGCTGATCCAGGCCGGCGCCGCCGCGATCCACTGGGAGGACCAGCTCGCCAGCGAGAAGAAGTGCGGCCACCTCGGCGGCAAGGTGCTCGTGCCCACCCAGCAGCACATCCGCACGCTGAACGCGGCGCGGCTCGCGGCCGACGTCGCGGGCGTCCCGACCGTCATCATCGCCCGGACGGATGCCCTCGCCGCCGACCTGCTCACCAGCGACGTCGACGAGCGCGACCAGGCGTTCACCACCGGCGAGCGCACGCCCGAGGGCTTCTACCGCGTGACGCCGGGCATCGACGCGGTCATCAGCCGCGGCCTGGCCTTCGCCCCCTACGCCGACCTGCTCTGGGTCGAGACGGGCGAGCCCGACATCGAGCTGGCGCGCGCGTTCGCCGCGGCGGTCCACGCCGAGTTCCCGGGCAAGCTGCTCGCCTACAACTGCTCACCCAGCTTCAACTGGAAGCGCCACCTGTCGGATGCCGAGATCGCGACGTTCCAGCAGGAGCTGGCCGACCTCGGCTACAAGTTCCAGTTCATCACGCTGGCCGGCTTCCACGCCCTGAACTACTCCATGTTCGACCTCGCCCGCGGCTACGCCGATCGCGCCATGAGCGCGTACGTCGAGCTGCAGGAGGCCGAGTTCGCCGCCGAGGCCGACGGCTACACCGCCACCAAGCACCAGCGCGAGGCGGGCACCGGCTACTTCGACGTGATCTCCACGGCGCTCAACCCCGACAGCGCCACTCTCGCCCTCGCCGGCTCCACCGAGACCGCGCAGTTCCACTGA